A genomic stretch from Candidatus Latescibacter sp. includes:
- a CDS encoding aspartate carbamoyltransferase catalytic subunit: MTFGLKHLFGLQAASKQDISTILDTAASFREVLDRPIRIVPTLKGVAVLNLFYEDSTRTRISFELAEKRLSAEVISFTRSASSVSKGESLRDTVRNIEAMKIDLIVIRHKSPGTPRFLADHTHCRIINAGDGAHEHPTQALLDMMTLREHFGKLEGLKVLIVGDILHSRVARSDIWGLKTMGAEVDVCGPATLMPMYMESFGVKVHYDLDKVIGDYDVVYMLRIQKERQTGGLIPSSREYTALFGLTKERVTRMKPGAVVMHPGPINRGVELDYDVADSERSLILNQVTNGEAIRMAVLFLLSGREEE; encoded by the coding sequence AGGACATCTCCACGATCCTCGACACTGCGGCTTCTTTTCGAGAAGTCCTTGACCGGCCGATACGCATTGTGCCGACTCTCAAGGGAGTGGCGGTGCTGAACCTTTTCTATGAAGATTCCACGAGGACCCGGATATCTTTTGAGCTCGCTGAAAAACGTCTCAGCGCGGAAGTGATCTCCTTTACCAGGAGCGCATCGAGCGTTTCAAAGGGAGAGTCCCTCCGTGATACGGTGCGCAACATCGAAGCCATGAAAATCGATTTGATCGTAATCCGTCATAAATCTCCCGGCACACCGCGTTTTCTGGCCGATCACACCCATTGCAGGATCATCAATGCCGGGGACGGCGCTCATGAGCATCCCACCCAGGCCCTCCTCGACATGATGACTCTGCGCGAGCATTTTGGAAAACTTGAAGGTCTCAAGGTGCTCATCGTGGGTGACATTCTCCATTCCCGGGTCGCCCGCTCCGATATATGGGGATTGAAAACGATGGGCGCAGAAGTCGATGTGTGCGGGCCGGCCACTCTGATGCCCATGTACATGGAATCGTTCGGTGTAAAGGTTCATTATGATCTTGACAAGGTGATCGGTGATTATGATGTCGTGTACATGCTGCGCATCCAAAAAGAGCGTCAGACCGGCGGCTTGATACCCTCTTCACGTGAATACACAGCTCTTTTCGGGCTTACAAAGGAACGGGTGACCCGGATGAAACCCGGAGCGGTGGTCATGCATCCCGGCCCCATAAACCGCGGTGTGGAGCTTGATTATGATGTTGCGGATTCGGAGAGGAGTCTCATCCTCAACCAGGTAACCAATGGGGAGGCAATCAGAATGGCTGTGCTCTTTCTCCTCAGCGGAAGGGAGGAAGAATGA
- a CDS encoding dihydroorotase: MNPKDLLIQGGRVIDPAQNIDDVMDILLSCGRVAALGKELFRRNAETFDAHGLIVMPGLIDLHTHLREPGAEEAETIASGCAAALWGGFTAVCPMPNTEPPADDSGRIHFILERARGCATRVYPVGAITRGRRGEELAEMGDMARAGAVAFSDDGNSVANAQIMVNALRYARMVGKPLILHEEDRTLCLEGQMNESALSEQLGLKGMPRTAEDIMVMRDIALAEYTGAPLHITHISTRGAVEIIRAAKARHVKVTCDVTPHHLTLTEDLVASFDTRYKINPPLRTRDDIAALRTGLAEGVIDAIATDHAPHYPENKEVEFTYAAFGVTGLETALAVIDRELVRPGFLTWGDVARKMSFSPSRILGVEGGSLEVGAIADVTLYNPEAPWKVDPKHMKSRSSNTAFFDWELPGRAAAIVVGGALHKNQE, encoded by the coding sequence ATGAACCCGAAAGACCTTCTCATTCAGGGTGGAAGAGTGATCGATCCCGCGCAGAATATCGACGATGTAATGGATATCCTGTTAAGCTGCGGCCGTGTCGCGGCTCTGGGGAAAGAGCTCTTTCGGAGAAATGCGGAGACCTTCGATGCACACGGATTGATTGTTATGCCGGGTCTCATCGATCTCCATACCCATCTCCGTGAACCCGGCGCCGAAGAAGCGGAAACCATTGCCAGCGGCTGCGCGGCGGCTCTCTGGGGAGGATTTACCGCTGTCTGCCCAATGCCAAATACGGAGCCGCCTGCCGATGATTCCGGCAGGATACATTTCATTCTCGAGCGCGCCCGGGGGTGTGCAACAAGAGTATATCCGGTAGGCGCCATAACCCGCGGCCGCCGCGGCGAGGAACTGGCGGAGATGGGCGATATGGCGCGCGCCGGTGCTGTGGCGTTTTCCGATGACGGTAATTCTGTCGCCAATGCCCAAATCATGGTCAATGCTCTCCGGTATGCCCGGATGGTCGGGAAACCGCTGATCCTTCACGAAGAAGACCGCACCCTGTGCCTTGAGGGACAGATGAACGAGAGCGCTCTTTCCGAACAACTCGGCCTCAAGGGGATGCCGCGGACAGCCGAGGATATCATGGTGATGCGCGATATCGCTCTTGCCGAGTATACCGGAGCCCCCCTGCACATCACGCACATATCCACCCGCGGCGCAGTGGAGATCATCCGCGCCGCCAAAGCCCGGCATGTTAAAGTTACCTGCGATGTAACCCCGCACCACCTTACCCTGACTGAGGACCTGGTTGCCTCTTTCGATACCCGGTACAAGATAAACCCGCCTTTGCGCACCCGGGATGACATCGCAGCCCTTCGAACTGGTTTGGCGGAAGGCGTCATCGATGCCATTGCGACCGACCATGCGCCCCACTATCCCGAGAACAAGGAAGTCGAATTCACGTACGCCGCGTTCGGGGTGACCGGCCTGGAAACGGCGCTGGCTGTTATCGACCGTGAACTGGTACGCCCGGGATTTCTCACCTGGGGCGATGTGGCAAGGAAAATGTCTTTTTCCCCTTCCCGGATTCTGGGAGTGGAAGGGGGAAGCCTCGAAGTGGGAGCAATCGCCGATGTGACCCTGTACAATCCGGAAGCGCCCTGGAAAGTCGACCCGAAACACATGAAATCCAGGTCATCCAACACGGCGTTTTTCGATTGGGAGCTACCGGGGAGGGCGGCGGCAATCGTGGTCGGGGGAGCGCTGCATAAGAATCAGGAATGA
- a CDS encoding DNA methyltransferase: MLKTHHTIINGDSRKMGELPDESVHLIITSPPYWQLKDYGSGNQIGYHDSYESYINNLNLVWNECRRVLHNGCRLCINIGDQFARSVYYGRYKVIPIRTEIIKFCETIGFDYMGAVIWQKVTTTNTTGGATIMGSFPYPRNGILKLDYEFILIFKKPGSPPPVDQQFKELSKMTKEEWNTFFQGHWNFSGARQDNHIAMFPEELPRRLIKMFSFVGDTVLDPFLGSGTTSLAAKNLDRNSMGYEINPEFMPVIREKLGIHDNSLFDSASFTFLEQKKPEVDFDDEIQRLPYIFRDPHALDKKVDPKKLAFGSKIDQNENPREEYFTVKEILSPELLLLSNGLTVRLIGIKQDVTKYNEAIEYLSQKTRGQKVFLRFDAQKNDDNNNLLGYVYLKNKTFVNAHLIKEGLVQVDREMEYKYKKAFINYSCISERESCTF, from the coding sequence ATGCTGAAAACTCATCACACAATTATCAACGGCGATTCGAGAAAGATGGGCGAACTTCCGGATGAGAGCGTTCACCTGATTATCACCTCGCCTCCATACTGGCAGTTAAAGGATTATGGCTCCGGAAATCAGATCGGTTATCATGACAGCTATGAAAGTTATATCAATAACCTGAATCTGGTTTGGAATGAATGCCGCCGGGTGCTCCATAACGGATGCAGGCTCTGCATCAACATCGGCGACCAGTTCGCCCGATCCGTGTATTATGGGAGATACAAGGTTATTCCGATACGGACCGAGATTATAAAGTTTTGCGAGACCATCGGCTTTGATTACATGGGCGCGGTTATCTGGCAGAAAGTTACCACGACGAATACAACCGGCGGCGCAACCATCATGGGGTCGTTTCCCTATCCCCGCAATGGTATTTTGAAACTGGATTACGAATTCATCCTTATTTTCAAGAAGCCTGGGAGCCCTCCTCCGGTAGATCAACAGTTCAAAGAGCTATCAAAGATGACGAAAGAGGAATGGAATACCTTTTTCCAGGGACATTGGAATTTCAGCGGGGCCAGGCAGGACAACCATATCGCCATGTTTCCGGAAGAGCTGCCGCGCAGGTTAATAAAAATGTTTTCGTTTGTAGGGGATACCGTCCTTGATCCTTTTCTGGGAAGCGGAACGACCTCCCTTGCGGCAAAAAATTTGGACCGTAATTCGATGGGGTATGAAATCAACCCTGAATTCATGCCGGTCATACGGGAGAAGCTGGGTATTCATGACAACTCCCTGTTTGATTCGGCGTCTTTTACCTTTCTTGAGCAGAAGAAACCGGAAGTCGATTTTGATGATGAGATTCAGCGGCTGCCCTATATTTTCAGAGACCCCCATGCATTGGATAAAAAAGTTGATCCGAAAAAATTGGCGTTTGGGTCGAAAATAGACCAGAACGAAAACCCAAGAGAAGAGTATTTTACGGTAAAAGAAATACTCAGCCCGGAGCTTCTATTGTTAAGTAACGGGTTGACCGTACGGTTGATCGGCATAAAACAGGATGTTACCAAATACAATGAGGCAATTGAGTATCTTTCCCAAAAAACCAGGGGGCAGAAGGTATTTCTCCGGTTTGATGCACAAAAAAATGATGACAACAATAATCTTCTGGGTTATGTATACCTTAAAAACAAAACGTTTGTAAATGCTCACTTGATAAAAGAAGGACTCGTACAGGTTGACAGGGAAATGGAATATAAATATAAAAAAGCGTTCATAAACTACTCTTGTATCAGTGAGAGAGAATCATGTACGTTTTAA
- the carA gene encoding glutamine-hydrolyzing carbamoyl-phosphate synthase small subunit, whose protein sequence is MKSKKRAMLALENGKVFRGYNFGAEGESAGEVVFNTAMTGYQEVLTDPSYHRQIVTMTYPLIGNYGVNPEDYESSHPWVAGFIVKEYCPYPSNFRMNESLGDFLARFGIIGLEGIDTRELVRIIRNKGAMRGILSTVDFDPESLVAKAKASPLMVGADLAKEVTCSEPYYVLETEESAARHAKLRDIKAYHADFVRVSQEMFVRSRLPLVIAFDYGIKYNILRKLVGRGVKVMVVPAGTSAAEVLALNPDGIFLSNGPGDPEAVSYAIETIKILAGKKPLFGICLGHQLLGIALGGETYKLKFGHRGENQPVMDTSTGKVEISSQNHGFSLTPGSIPSDEAVITHMNLNDGTIEGLYADHREAFSVQYHPESSPGPHDSDYLFDRFIGMIKKTSPGLRPPSPK, encoded by the coding sequence ATGAAATCAAAAAAACGAGCCATGCTTGCCCTGGAAAACGGAAAGGTATTCCGGGGGTATAATTTCGGCGCCGAAGGCGAGAGCGCCGGTGAAGTCGTATTCAACACCGCGATGACCGGCTACCAGGAAGTGCTCACCGATCCCTCCTATCACCGTCAGATAGTCACCATGACCTATCCCCTTATCGGGAATTACGGGGTCAATCCGGAGGATTACGAGTCTAGCCATCCCTGGGTGGCCGGATTCATTGTAAAGGAATACTGTCCGTACCCCTCGAATTTCCGCATGAACGAAAGTCTGGGCGATTTCCTTGCCCGCTTCGGCATTATCGGCCTCGAAGGGATAGACACCCGCGAGCTGGTACGGATTATCCGGAATAAAGGGGCTATGCGAGGGATTCTCAGCACGGTCGATTTTGATCCGGAATCTCTTGTGGCCAAGGCAAAAGCCTCTCCGCTCATGGTGGGCGCAGACCTGGCGAAAGAAGTCACCTGTTCCGAGCCATATTATGTTCTGGAAACGGAAGAGAGTGCTGCCCGTCATGCCAAACTCAGGGATATTAAGGCATATCACGCGGATTTTGTGCGAGTTTCACAGGAAATGTTCGTGCGCTCCCGCCTTCCGCTGGTGATCGCCTTCGATTACGGAATAAAATACAATATCCTCCGGAAACTGGTCGGACGCGGGGTAAAGGTTATGGTGGTGCCTGCAGGTACTTCCGCCGCCGAAGTGCTGGCGCTTAACCCGGATGGCATCTTTCTCTCGAACGGCCCCGGGGATCCTGAGGCGGTATCCTATGCCATCGAGACCATTAAAATCCTGGCTGGGAAAAAACCACTTTTCGGCATCTGTCTGGGACACCAGCTTCTCGGGATTGCCCTGGGCGGGGAAACCTACAAGCTCAAATTCGGACATCGCGGAGAAAACCAGCCGGTGATGGACACCTCTACCGGCAAGGTGGAAATATCGAGTCAAAATCATGGTTTTTCCTTAACACCCGGCTCGATCCCCAGTGATGAAGCGGTGATCACCCATATGAACCTGAATGATGGTACGATAGAAGGATTATACGCCGATCATCGTGAAGCATTCAGCGTCCAATACCATCCGGAATCCTCACCCGGCCCGCATGATTCGGATTACCTTTTCGACCGGTTTATCGGGATGATAAAAAAAACCTCACCCGGCCTTCGGCCTCCCTCTCCTAAATAG